A window of Ignavibacterium sp. contains these coding sequences:
- a CDS encoding TonB-dependent receptor: protein MKRIFTVLIGTLLLSFSLYAQSGVGKLSGKVIDADTKEPLVGANIVILNTDWGAATNVEGEYFVLNIPPGNYDVRFSYVGYAPKTVQNVRIVAGVTYELNVELSTDFTLPEIVIQDKKFFEEKATNTKKVIDSEQINRLPVKGVEKLASLQSGVVMSEGSGGSDGNATINVRGGRGGEVLYIVDGIPQNDVFTGSNYSQVSNAAIEQIAFEIGGYEAKYGQAQSGIVNVTTKTGSANYSLYADVLTSSYTDNYGYNLYTGTIGGPIIPGNPKQTFFLSFERGWFKDSDPRAINYEFPSIGKSYDFIPENDAGVYRITARTSHGFGDWTARLGANINTRDYRGVVQSYMKNNAEHNTRNKEMNQSYTLRLSQNVSSNSFWNLTAGYKFFKQESGDGLWFDDIEAYGDSAKNAQKFGIILPANGQRIQFDENGIFARNGRMWNNYSKYQSNTISGDFDFTSQIENHLIEVGFGANYHTIRNYSIAPIGLALPSLQSLTPEERYKTLTPSVIGFDIFGKEETSEDNAELTKFAPRNPLLAYGYIQDRFELEDLVLNVGVRFDYFDTKADILKNPELPYAAGNPQEFDAADFVKKKAEFKVSPRIGLGFPVTATTVFHAQYGKFIQQPSLNQLYAARFDYDFLLSDAQATFLNGQVNSEETTQYEVGFRQVLGNVAALNITAFYKNTRGLINQQVVFFSRTIGGAQEEYYAPTNTDFGTIKGLAFSLDVSRVSYFSMSFNYTYSIAEGTGSSTSSNFVAAFRNTGRDRIPKVIAPLDFDQRHTGTINLDFYVPKGDLGIFELLSANVLISFNSGRPYTPLKEQNLLVGNTNYGDTKGYVNSAYGPGNFRVDLKLEKGFALGNAMFTPYLWIENLFDADNVVNVYRSTGSPLTTGWLNTPNGRTYAESTPNPEKFKQDYQSLERNPFNFGIPRTIKVGFKVNFSNITF from the coding sequence ATGAAACGAATTTTTACCGTACTAATAGGTACGCTCCTTCTCAGCTTTTCACTTTATGCACAATCCGGCGTTGGAAAGCTAAGCGGTAAAGTCATTGACGCTGATACAAAAGAACCGCTTGTTGGAGCAAACATTGTTATATTAAATACAGACTGGGGTGCCGCGACTAATGTCGAGGGAGAATATTTTGTTCTTAACATTCCTCCCGGAAACTACGATGTTCGATTCAGTTATGTTGGTTATGCACCTAAAACAGTTCAAAATGTTCGAATTGTTGCAGGCGTAACTTATGAACTTAATGTTGAATTGAGCACAGATTTTACATTACCTGAAATTGTAATTCAGGACAAAAAGTTTTTTGAAGAAAAAGCTACTAACACTAAAAAAGTTATAGACTCAGAACAGATTAATCGCTTACCTGTAAAAGGTGTAGAGAAGTTAGCATCACTTCAATCTGGTGTGGTTATGTCAGAAGGAAGTGGTGGTTCTGATGGAAATGCTACCATAAATGTTAGAGGCGGTCGTGGTGGCGAAGTATTATATATAGTTGATGGAATACCTCAGAATGATGTATTTACTGGCTCTAACTATTCGCAGGTGTCAAACGCGGCCATTGAACAGATAGCATTTGAAATTGGTGGCTATGAAGCGAAATATGGACAAGCACAGTCTGGTATCGTTAATGTTACCACTAAAACAGGTTCAGCTAACTATTCTTTGTATGCAGATGTATTGACATCATCCTATACGGATAATTATGGATATAACCTTTATACAGGAACTATTGGTGGTCCGATTATACCAGGCAATCCTAAACAGACATTCTTCCTTTCTTTTGAAAGAGGATGGTTTAAAGACTCAGATCCAAGAGCAATCAATTATGAATTCCCTTCAATAGGAAAATCTTATGACTTTATTCCCGAGAATGATGCTGGTGTTTATAGAATTACCGCTAGAACCAGTCACGGTTTCGGTGATTGGACAGCACGTTTAGGAGCTAATATAAATACAAGAGATTATAGAGGTGTGGTTCAGTCTTATATGAAAAATAATGCTGAACATAATACAAGAAATAAAGAAATGAACCAGTCATATACCCTTAGATTATCTCAAAATGTCAGTTCAAATTCGTTCTGGAATTTAACGGCTGGTTATAAATTCTTTAAACAGGAGTCCGGCGATGGTCTATGGTTTGACGATATAGAAGCTTATGGTGATAGTGCTAAAAATGCACAAAAATTTGGAATAATTCTTCCAGCAAACGGCCAGAGAATTCAATTTGATGAAAATGGTATTTTTGCAAGGAATGGTCGAATGTGGAATAATTATTCTAAGTATCAATCAAATACTATAAGTGGTGATTTTGACTTTACCTCACAAATTGAAAATCATTTGATTGAAGTTGGGTTCGGAGCAAATTATCATACTATCAGAAATTATTCAATCGCACCTATTGGTTTAGCATTACCAAGTCTCCAAAGTTTAACACCAGAAGAAAGATATAAAACTTTAACACCTTCTGTTATTGGTTTTGATATTTTTGGTAAGGAAGAAACATCGGAAGATAATGCAGAGCTCACAAAATTTGCTCCAAGAAATCCACTTCTTGCTTATGGCTACATTCAGGATAGATTCGAATTAGAGGATCTTGTATTAAATGTAGGTGTAAGATTTGACTACTTTGATACTAAAGCAGATATATTAAAGAATCCTGAACTGCCTTATGCTGCCGGTAATCCTCAGGAATTTGATGCAGCAGATTTTGTTAAAAAGAAAGCTGAATTTAAAGTTAGTCCAAGAATCGGTCTTGGATTCCCGGTTACTGCTACAACAGTTTTCCATGCTCAATATGGAAAGTTTATACAGCAACCTTCGCTCAATCAACTTTATGCTGCTAGATTTGATTATGATTTCTTATTGAGTGATGCTCAGGCAACATTTCTTAACGGTCAGGTAAACAGTGAAGAAACAACTCAGTATGAAGTTGGTTTCAGACAAGTTTTAGGAAATGTTGCTGCACTTAATATTACAGCATTTTATAAGAATACCAGAGGATTAATAAATCAACAGGTTGTATTCTTTTCAAGAACTATTGGTGGTGCACAGGAAGAATATTATGCACCAACAAATACTGATTTTGGTACAATTAAAGGATTAGCATTCTCTTTGGATGTTTCCAGAGTAAGCTATTTCTCAATGTCTTTTAATTATACTTATTCCATTGCAGAGGGAACCGGTTCATCAACAAGTTCAAACTTTGTCGCTGCGTTTAGAAATACTGGTAGAGATAGAATCCCTAAGGTTATTGCACCACTTGATTTCGATCAGCGACATACTGGAACTATTAACCTTGATTTCTATGTACCTAAAGGTGACCTTGGTATTTTTGAATTGCTTAGTGCAAATGTATTGATCTCTTTCAATAGTGGAAGACCATATACACCACTTAAAGAACAAAATCTTTTAGTTGGAAATACCAACTATGGTGATACAAAAGGATATGTTAATTCTGCTTATGGTCCGGGAAACTTTAGAGTTGATTTGAAACTTGAGAAAGGATTTGCTTTGGGTAATGCAATGTTTACACCTTATTTATGGATTGAAAACTTGTTTGACGCAGACAATGTTGTAAATGTTTACCGTTCAACCGGTTCTCCGTTGACTACTGGATGGCTCAATACTCCGAACGGAAGAACATATGCTGAGAGTACTCCTAATCCTGAAAAATTCAAACAGGATTATCAATCTCTTGAACGAAATCCATTTAATTTCGGAATACCAAGAACGATAAAAGTTGGATTTAAGGTTAATTTTTCAAACATAACCTTTTAA